One region of Manis pentadactyla isolate mManPen7 chromosome 9, mManPen7.hap1, whole genome shotgun sequence genomic DNA includes:
- the DHCR7 gene encoding 7-dehydrocholesterol reductase, with product MAAKSQPNAPKTKSPGSVASGKAVTQGQWGRAWEVDWFSLASIVFLLLCAPLIVYYFIMACDQYSCSLTAPVLDVATGQMHLTDIWAKTPSVTTKAAQLYALWVTFQVLLYMVLPDLCHKFLPGYVGGVQEGAVTPAGVVNKYEINGLQAWLITHLLWFANSRLLFWFSPTIIFDNWIPLLWCANILGYAVSTFAMVKGYFFPTNAQDCKFTGNFFYNYMMGIEFNPRIGKWFDFKLFFNGRPGIVAWTLINLSFAAKQQELYGHVTNSMVLVNVLQAIYVLDFFWNEAWYLKTIDICHDHFGWYLGWGDCVWLPYLYTLQGLYLVYHPVQLSAPHAVGVLLLGLLGYYIFRMANHQKDLFRRTDGRCLIWGRKPVVIECMYTSANGQKHHSKLLASGFWGIARHLNYTGDLMGSLAYCLACGSEGHLLPYFYIIYMTILLSHRCLRDEHRCASKYGGDWARYTTAVPYRLLPRVF from the exons ATGGCTGCAAAGTCCCAGCCCAACGCTCCCAAAACCAAGAGTCCAGGCAGCGTCGCCAGTGGCAAGGCTGTGACTCAAGGGCAGTGGGGCCGTGCCTG GGAGGTGGACTGGTTTTCCTTGGCGAGCATCGTCTTCCTGCTGCTATGCGCGCCCTTGATTGTGTACTACTTCATCATGGCCTGTGACCAGTATAGCTGCTCTCTGACCGCCCCGGTGCTGGACGTCGCCACCGGCCAGATGCACCTCACAGACATCTGGGCCAAGACCCCGTCTGTGACGACGAAAGCGGCCCAGCTCTACGCCTTGTGGGTCACGTTCCAG GTGCTTTTGTACATGGTGCTTCCCGACCTCTGCCATAAGTTTCTGCCGGGCTACGTGGGTGGCGTTCAAGAGGGTGCCGTGACCCCCGCAG GGGTTGTCAACAAGTATGAAATCAACGGCCTGCAAGCGTGGCTCATCACACACCTCCTGTGGTTTGCAAACTCTCGCCTCCTGTTCTGGTTCTCGCCCACCATCATCTTCGACAACTGGATACCACTGCTGTGGTGCGCCAACATCCTCGGCTATGCCGTTTCTACCTTCGCCATGGTCAAGGGCTACTTCTTCCCCACCAATGCGCAAGACTG caAATTCACAGGCAACTTCTTTTACAACTACATGATGGGCATTGAGTTTAACCCTCGGATTGGGAAGTGGTTTGACTTCAAGCTGTTCTTCAATGGGCGCCCTGGGATTGTCGCCTGGACCCTCATCAACCTGTCCTTTGCAGCCAAGCAGCAGGAACTCTACGGCCATGTCACCAACTCCATGGTCCTGGTCAACGTCCTGCAG GCCATCTACGTGCTGGACTTCTTCTGGAATGAAGCCTGGTACCTGAAAACCATCGACATCTGCCACGACCACTTCGGGTGGTACCTGGGCTGGGGGGACTGTGTCTGGCTGCCGTACCTCTACACGCTGCAG GGTCTGTACCTGGTCTACCACCCTGTGCAGCTGTCTGCCCCACACGCCGTGGGTGTCCTATTGCTGGGCCTGCTGGGCTACTACATCTTCCGGATGGCCAACCACCAGAAGGATCTGTTCCGCCGCACGGACGGGCGCTGCCTGATCTGGGGCAGGAAGCCTGTGGTCATCGAGTGCATGTACACATCAGCAAATGGGCAGAAACACCACAGCAAGCTGCTGGCGTCGGGCTTCTGGGGCATAGCCCGCCACCTAAACTACACGGGCGACCTGATGGGCAGCCTGGCATACTGCCTGGCCTGCGGCAGCGAGGGCCACCTGCTGCCCTACTTCTACATCATCTACATGACCATCCTGCTGTCCCACCGCTGCCTGCGGGACGAGCACCGCTGTGCCAGCAAGTACGGCGGCGACTGGGCGCGCTACACCACCGCCGTGCCTTACCGCCTGCTGCCCAGGGTCTTCTGA